In Neosynechococcus sphagnicola sy1, the genomic stretch ACTAATTCTTCGGAATTTTTCTGAGCGGATTGCGATTTAATTGAGGATTGGCGATCTTCCAGAACTGTTCTAAAAGCAGTATTCAACCACCAACGGAACGTTATAATAAAAGGAATTGAAACTAGAACTACAACAGCCCCTTGGCTCAGAATGCCAGGAGTTATATCCTTGACCATTTCGTGTGCAACTTTAAATGCCAAATATCCCCAGGAAATAATCATTAATAGGGGGAATATTTGAAGTTGCAGCTTTTTCCAAAGGCTTAGCTGTTTAGGAAGGGCTCGTCGGCTAACCATCATGTCCCACACAAGCCGGTTTTGCTTAATTAAGGTCGGCGACAGGCGGAAGTATGAAATAATCCAGCCATAGCCATCAGATGGCCAGAGAGGGCTACTGTCAAAGAGGAAGTCAAGTAAGCCCATGTATGCTAGCGACAGAGCCCAAACCTTCAGAGAGGTGGGTGCTCCAAAATTTGAGTACCATAGAAAGATTCCAAAGCTAAATAGGAACATCCGGACTGCAATTGGTGTTGCAAATGCCCACAATTGCTGATCACGATTCTTCAATTTATATACTGACTGCCTATCAATATAAAATCGCGGCATAATTCCAAATGCCAACTTTACGCCTAATTCTTTAACTTCACCTCCATAATAAGTAACAATGACTCCTTGAGAAAACTTGCTTGTCATATTGACAAATGCCATATTTAATAAATGCAAAGTTATCCAAGGCAATGGGGCTAAATATTGTTGTATGCTCAAAGAAACCAATAATTTGTTGTTGAAAAATGTATAAATAGCAATCAATGAGCAAGGAACCAAGCTCCACGCCAATATAATAAAGCCATACCTAAAAGGCTTGAGAATTCCTAATGCAAAACTGAGAAATGGATGTGGATTTGGCAGAAACCATTTAAGGTTATTGCTTTTCTTGGCAATTAATTTTTCAGGACTGACAGCTAGTTTATGACTACTATTATTAGATTCTAATAACCTACTTTCTACAGGTGGTATCTGGTGATCATTCGTGAATGTTGAGCGATGAGTATTGTTTGATATTGACGGGGAGATAACATGATTATTCTCAGACGATGTCAGGAGGCCAAATGAATTAATTTGATCGAAGAAATTAATTAAATCTTCTTCGGAAAGTGATAAGTTAAAGCGGCGATAAAATTCTTTGGAAATTCCTGATTGCGAAGATTTTCCATCAATTGCTTCACACAAAAAATACTCTTCTTCGCCAAACTCAAATACCTCATTGGTTAATGGATCTTTAACCAAATAGAGTGGGGTATGACCATCTTTTTGTATGGTTTTTGTGATTACAAGATCTTCGCGAAATTTGTTATATAGCATCTGACGCATGCAAGATATTAAAAAATGGCTAGGAGGGTATGATAGCCCGCAAGATTCAGAGGTTAATACTTAGATGCTTAAAATACAAGTTATAAACTCTAAAGAGCTTATCGATTTTCACCTAGATAAAATCTATAGACTCAGATCCTGAGGAAGTACAGCCTCCCTAAAATTCTTCTCCAGACACTCACTAAAGCTTCTTTAGTACTACAAGATTTAGATTAGGCATAATCCTTCTTGATTCCATTCTCAACAAAAGGTCTGAATTTATTACTCTTGAGTTGAAGTATGCCTGGGTTCTGCTTCTATCTTGTTGCATGTTACCTTCCTAGAATACTGGGGTTGTCAAGCGTTGAGATAGCGTTATTACTCTCTTAGTATAAGATTAAACAAGAGATCTGTAGCTGATTCCAGAATTGGTCATGCAAGACAGAAGTATGGGAAAAGAGGCTTATTAAATAATTAGATTTTGCGAGTTAAACTTCAAGGTGTAGCATTTTGAAGTTTTTCATTGAGAGAATTCTAGCGTTACCATGATGTGTATTAAAACGGACGAAACTCTATAGCAATCCTAAATAAGTCGCAAACTAAATTAGCCTAAAATCCTCACCCAGAAAGAATCAAAATTTACAACTGACTTAGGACTGGTATATATAAGCAGACTTATTAAATCTAGGTGTATAGTTTCATATTTGTTTCCGCCTTTTTTTGTTAGTAACTCATCGCTCCATTGATCGATTAAACAGAGGTATGCCATTCCTGTTACAGATACTGCTACTTATCTAAAAAATGTGTTCATAAAATACTAGAACTTCTATCCGCTCCAAACTTAAATATGCGATCTATGCATCTGAATATATATCCTCACACCGTTTCCATTCTAGATGATTAATTTATTGGGAACCCATGGAAAAGTGAAATGTAAGACAATTCAAAACCAGTAGACACGGTGCATTTGACTGCGATGAATCTGCACTTTGCGACTCTGACGAACTGCAACTACCTCCTGCAGCGGTTCCACGCTAACCTAAAACAGCAGGGGGGTCAATTTTTCTCCCCGCTGATTTCGATTTCTAGTTGTGCTGCTATAACTTGATTCCGTCTCCTCGGTGCCCATCTGGATGGATGGTTCCCCCGTCTAGAAATGCCTGGGTTAGGTCAGCTTTCCGTGCTCGGGCGAGATTAGCTCCAGCAAACTGAGTGTCTCTGAGGTTGGCATTCTCTAGGTTGGCTTGGCTGAGATCGGCTGTTTTCAGGTTGGCAGTACTCAGATCTGCACTGTATAGATCGGCTCCATGCAAGTTGGCTCCTGAGAGATCAGCCCCCTGTAAATTGGCATGACGCAGGTTAGCACGGGAGAGATCAGCTCCCTGCAAGTTGGCCTGAGAGAGATTCACTCGATAAAGCTGGGTTGCACTCAGTTGGGCTGACTGGAGGTTTGCCTGAGAGAGATTGGCCTGGTTTAAGTTTGCATAGGGCAAGTAGACCTGAGACAGGTTTGCCGCTTGAAAATTAATACCTGGAAGTTTTGCTTCAAATAGATCGGCGGCATTTAAATCGATGGCATTGAAGTTTCGCCGACCCCTAGCATACTCAGCCAGGAGGTCTGCTGCATTTATCCTCTGCATATTAAACGAAATCTAAATTAATCCGCTGGGATTACCAGCATGGGCTACAAAATCAGTGCTGAAATCAGAGGCAATGCGTATTTATGCTTACCCCTTAATATGAATGTAGAGTCTTGTGAAGAAAAATAAATTTGCTTAAGGTTTTCTTTAGCTTCAATCCGGTGGGGGCTGGGTCGAATCAACTTAGTGCTGAATGAAATTGGGGCCTTGCTTCTTGGGTTTGATGCAGTTGGCTTTCTAGGCTACCCCAGTCTTCCTGCTCAATCCAGGCGATACATTGATCCAGTTGGTTGCGATAGGCGCAAAGAGTATGCAGGAGTTGGTGCCGATTGAAGCGAGCCATCATCACGCCTAGCTCGGGGCTACCGCCGCCCACCCGACTCGTATCTCGAAATCCCGAACTCGCCAGTGCCTGAGCTAGTTTCAGTGTCTTGGTATCGGCGTTGTTGCAGCAGGCAGCAATCAGGCTGGCGCTGACCATGACTGGCAAATGTGAGATCCAGGCAACGGCTTGGTCATGATCAGTGGGCAGGCAGTAGTACAGATGGGCTTGAAGTTGCTGCACCAGTGTGGCAATGGTGGTGATGGCGATTTCCGGCGTGGTGGCGATCGCAGTTAGGACGTAGGGTTTACCCACAAACAAATGGGGCTGGGCAGCCTCTAATCCACTTTCAGCGGTACCTGCCATGGGGTGTCCCCCGACAAAGTTGGGCCACAGAGGGGAGATCGCCTCAACGATCGGGGCTTTGACTGACCCCACATCTGTCAGGATCGTCTCCGGATGCAGATAGGGAACTAACTGACCCACGGTGGGCTCCAGGGCTGCCAGTGGGGTGCAGAGGAACACCACCTCTGCAGCTGTCAACAGAGCCAGATCGGTGCTCGCGGCATCCACCATTCCCAGGGCGATCGCCTGTTCACAGGTGCGTTGATGCCGACTCACCCCCAGAATTTCATGCCCCAAGGGTCGTAGATCCAAGGCCAGTGATCCTCCCATTAATCCCAGACCAACAATGCCTATCCTCATGCTGCTTGCCTGCACCTCATGCCCACTATCATAAATTTTCATTATGGCAGTTAAAATAAAGCAAGGACGCGACTCTCAGTGGCAATAGACCTCTTTCTAAGTCCTGGGAACAGGCACAACCTGTTTATCGCTCATTGTCATTGGTGCCAGAGGTCTTTCTATGTCCGCAGCATTGATCCCATCCTCGATTCCTTGCTTGAATACTCCCACCCTGCACCGACTTGCCAATGGTCTGACCATTATTGCCGAGCAGATTCCGGTGGATGCTGTCAACCTCAGTCTGTGGTTACCCGTGGGTTCAGCCGTAGAGTCAGACACCATCAACGGCATGGCTCACTTTTTAGAACACATGGTGTTTAAGGGCACTCCCCAACTAGTTAGTGGTGAGTTTGAGCGACTGATTGAGGAGCGAGGTGCGGTCACCAATGCTGCCACCAGTCAGGACTATACCCACTACTTCATCACTACAGCTCCCCAAGATTTTGCGGAACTGGCTCCCCTGCAAATGGATGTGGTCTTGAATGCCAGCATTCCAGAGGCAGCCTTTGAGCGAGAACGCTTAGTGGTACTGGAAGAAATTCGTCGTTCTGAAGATAACCCACGGCGGCGGACATTTCAACGAGCCATTGAGACCGCCTTTGAGCGCCTCCCCTACCGGCGTTCGGTGTTGGGTCCCGCCGCCGTCGTTAACCAGTTAACTCCCCAACAGATGCGCACCTTCCACCACACCTGGTATCAGCCCTCAGGGATGACAGCCGTGGCGGTAGGTAACTTACCGGTTGACACCTTAATTCAAACCGTGATCGACGGGGTGCAGCAACCCACCGATGGGGCCAGACTTCACCCTTGTCCCCAGGATCAGCCAGGGGTGGAACCGGCTTTTCGGGAGATTGTGCGTCAGGAATGGGTGGATGATAGCCTGCAACAGGCTCGCTTGGTGATGGTGTGGCGAGTACCAGGGTTGCAGCAACAATCGCAGACCTATGCCCTGGATGTTCTAGCTTCAATTTTGGGACATGGACGCACAGCCCGCCTGATTCAAGATTTGCGGGAGCATCAGCAGTTGGTCTCTAGCATTTCGGCCAGCAATATGAGTCATGTGGCTCAGGGTGTGTTTTATATCGCTGCCCAGTTGCCCACCGAGCATCTGGCAACGGTGGAGACGGCGATCGCGCAACAGATCCGCCGCTTACAAGCAGAATCTGTGAGTACTACCGAGATTAACCGGGTGCGCACCCAGGTGGTAAATCGGTTTGTCTTTGGCAATGAAACCCCCAGCGATCGCGCCAATTTGTATGGTTATTACCATGCCCTGATGGGAGAGTTGGAATCGGCGTTGGATTATCCGGCACAGATTCAGGCACTAACCGCCGCAGACTTACAGACAGCGGCTCAGACCTATTTATCCCCAGATGCCTATGGGGTAGTGATTGTCAGGCCACAGCCTGCTTGAGTCATGGGATTATGTGGACAAGCATTGCGGATCATATTAGTCACACCACTGGGAAACGGTTGGGAACCCTGGTTCCACGATCCGTGGCGGGGGGATGTATTAATCAGACCTACCAATTGGCTGACTCCCATCGCTCCTACTTTGTGAAACTGAACCAAGCGCAGCAGCTGGCGATGTTTGCCGCAGAAGCCCGTGGTCTCCATCAGATCTACCAACAGCAGACGATTCGGGTTCCCCAACCTATCTGTTGGGGAGTGGCGGCTGATTCCAGCTATCTGGTTCTGGAATGGCTGGACTTAGGGGCGGGTAAGCTCCCTGCCTGGGAAGCCATGGGTCGAGCCTTGGCAGCCCTCCACCAGATCCGGGGCAGCGATGCCTTTGGCTGGGAGATTGCCAACACCATTGGCACCACACCCCAGATCAATCTCTGGGACAGCAACTGGGCGGCGTTTTTTAGCCGTCACCGCCTGGGTTATCAATTCCAGCTTGCCCGGAGACGGGGGGGTACAGTTCCCCCAATCTGAAGCGCTTTTGACCGCCCTTCCCAATCTGCTCCATCACCAGCCTCACCCCTCCCTTGTCCACGGGGATCTGTGGTCAGGGAATGCTGCGGTGACGGTGACAGGCGTACCGGTGATGTTTGATCCAGCAACCTATTGGGGCGATCGCGAAGTCGATCTGGCAATGACCGAATTATTTGGCGGCTTCCCCCCAGATTTTTATCGGGGTTACCAGGCTGTTTTTCCTTTAGAGACAGGCTACCAGCACCGGAAGGTGATCTATAACCTTTATCACATTCTCAATCACTTCAATCTGTTTGGGGGGAGCTATGAAGCTCAGGCAAATCGGATGATTGCCCAGATTTTGAGCTAGGCAGGACACATCCCCAAAGGTATCGTGGGCTGATTCCAAGGGTTATACCGCTGGATACAACCATCTTGACGTCGGCAGCCGGGAACCCTTAGAGTCGACAGGCAGCTTGCAACCAAGCCGCTTCATCCGCCGTTAGGGTGGGAGTGAGCTGGGCGACCACGGCGGCATGGTAATCCCCTAGCCATTGCCGCTGCCGCGATTCCAGTTGTTCCAGATCAATCAAGCGTGGCTCAAAGGGAATGAAGGTCAGAGGTTCAAAGCCATACCAGGGTACTGGGGTTGAATGACCAACTGCCTCGACGGTTAGCTCCCGCACCACATAGAGGTTTTCTAAGCGAATACCCCCCCAGCCCGGTTCATAGTAACCCGGCTCAATGCTGTTGATCATCCCTGGCACCAATGGCTCTTGGGCACGTTTGCTAATCCCATTCGGCCCTTCATGAACATTTAAGAAGGCACCGACGCCATGACCCGTACCGTGACCATAATCTAACCCTGCCTGCCAGAGGTCAGCGCGGGTAATTCCATCCAGTTGAATTCCAGTGGTGCCCTTGGGAAAACGCTGCATCGCACAATTGATATGGGCTTTTAGGACTTCGGTGTAGCAGGCAATTTGCCGGGGGGTGGGGTCGCCAATGACCAGGGTTCGGGTATCATCGGTGGTTCCCATCAAGTATTGGGCACCGGAATCCAGCAGTAACCAGCAGCCCGGTTGCAACACCACTTCAGGATCAGGGGTGCCATAGTGAACAATGGAACTATTGGCTCCCACCGCCGAGATCGGGGGAAAGCTCAAGCCTTGAAATTCAGTTTCCTGACGATAAAATTGAGCGATCGCCACCGCGACATCTGCTTCCGTCATCGATTGGCCGGTGATTTGTTGATCGGCTATCCACTTTAAAGTCCGAACTTTAGCCCGACTGGCCTTGAGGTTGGCCTGCTGCATTTGGGCAATTTCAGTGGTGTTTTTACAGGCCTTCATCCCCTCAATGGGGTTGACAGCTTCCACAATTTTCAGCATTACCTGATCCGCCCCAGCCTTAGGGGTAAGCAGTTGGTAAGTGCCCAGGGTAGTTTGCTTCAGATCAACCAGCACCCGGGGAGGTTGAAGTTGGGCTGTCAATTTCTGCAACGTGGCGGGATAGGCTTCATAGGGCAACAGCGTCACTAGGGGTTGCAGAGTCTGGCGCACCTGCTGATCAAGCCGTTGCAGGTTAGTGAACAGAAAGACAGCATCCAGGGTGATTACCGCATAGGCAATCAACACTGGGTTGTAGGGCACATCCCAGCCCCGGAGATTAAACACCCAGGCAATTTGATCCAGCTTCGTGATCGGCAATAAACCCACCTTCGCCTGCTTTAAAGCATCTCGCACCCGCTGAAGTTTAGTGGCGAAGGCCTCCCCAGCGATCGCCGCTGGCAAGGCAAAAACAGGGGACGTATCGTCGGGAGGAACATCAGCGCCCTGATCGGCTCTGACCTGATCCACGAGATTGCCAGGGATGGGTATCAGTTCGACCCCAGTAGGCTCCAACTGCCGTTCCCAGGCGCGAACTTGCTCAACCGATACGGTAAATGGATCAAATCCCATCCCGAAACTCTTCCCCTTCTCCATGGATTCGTAACCCAAGCTTTCCAGGGTTTCTAAGAGGGTTTTATGCCCAGATAACTCCAGCTTGCAAACCTGAATCAGCGTTGGATCAACTTCTAAATCTGCCTGCTGATAGTAGCGAGCATCCACAAATAACCAGGCCTGGTCTGAGCTGATCAAACAATCTCCCGCCGAGCCAGTAAACCCACTGAGCCAAGATCGACGCTGCTTAGAAGTCGGTACATACTCGTTGAGATGTTCGTCGGCGGAGGGGATCAGATACCCCTCTAACCCATGGGCTGCCATCAACGTTCGCAGTCCAGACAACTTAAACTGCACAGATTCCAGATGGACAGGAGGGGTCAAGATGGATGTCATAAAGCGATGCGAGCAACAACGAATACAGAATCACAGCCAGGGAAAGTTCACTGATTCTAACGTGTTTACTTCCGGAGGTTCTATGAGCCGCAAACCCATGTTTTGCTCCAGACACAGGTTGCTCATCTAACTCTTGTAAAATCCCTTACCGGAAAGGTCTCACAGAAGAGGGAACATCATGAATGGGATTAACCTGACCAAGGTGGGTGGTTACAGCACTGGCGTTTTCGATCAGGGAGCAGCAGAAATTTCGGCATTTGACTCTGCATCCGAACGACTCTTTGTCGTCAATGGTGCCGCGGAAGGTATCGATGTGTTGGATCTGAGTGATCCTGCCAACCCTGTTTTCCTCTTCACCATTGATATTGCCGCAGTGACCGCCGGAGGATCACCCAACAGTGTTGCCGTTAAGAATGGAATTGTCGTCGTCGCCGTCGAGAATGCAGATAAAACCCTCCCTGGTACGGTGGAGTTCTTCGACGCTGACTTGGGTGCAACGGATGCTCCGATTCAGTCAGTGACCGTGGGAGCCTTGCCCGATATGCTCACCTTTACCCCTGATGGCACCAAGATTCTCGTTGCCAACGAAGGGGAACCCAATAGCTACGGACAGGCGGACTCGGTTGATCCCGAAGGCTCAGTCAGCATCATTGATATTTCCAGTGGTGTTGCCAGTGCAACCGTAACCACCGCAGCTTTTACGGATTTCAACGACGATCTAGCAACGCTAACAGCTGAGGGCGTTCGCATCTTTGGCCCCGGCGCTACAGTGGCCCAAGATTTGGAGCCGGAGTACATCTCAGTCTCTAGCGATGGTCAAACCGCCTACGTCACCCTTCAGGAAAACAATGCCCTGGGAATTCTAGATCTAACCACCGGGGAGTTCACCGATATTGTTGCCCTCGGTTACAAGGACTATAGCCAACCCGGTAATGGCTTAGATGCCAGCGATAAGGATGGGATTGATATCAGCCCCCAACCGGTTTTGGGTATGTATCAACCCGATGCGATCGCCTCCTATGAGGTAGATGGGCAAACCTACTTGGTCACGGCCAACGAAGGGGATGCTCGAGACTATGTAGGGTTTTCAGAAGAGGAACGGGTGAAAGACCTGACCCTGGATCCCAGCAATCCAGCCACCGGACTTCAGGGAGACAACGATTTGGGACGGCTGAACGTCACCTCCACCCAGGGAGATACGGATGGGGACGGCGACTACGACCAACTCTATAGCTTTGGGGGCCGCTCCTTCTCGATCTGGGATGCCAATGGCAATTTGATTTTTGACAGTGGCGACGATCTGGAAACCCTGACCGCCCTGGCCGATCCGGCGCACTTCAATGCCGACTCCACCAGTAACACCGCTGATAACCGCAGTGATAATAAAGGCCCCGAACCAGAAGGGGTTGCCCTCGGGGAGATCGACGGTCACACCTATGCGTTTATCGGTCAAGAACGGGTCGGTGGCGTAGTCGTTTACGATGTCACAAATCCCCTGGCTCCCACCTACATCACATACATTAACACCCGCGACTTTACCGAAGTCCCCGGTGCGGACAGTGGCGGTGATTTGGGGCCAGAGGGGTTGATCTTTGTTTCAGCGGCAGATAGCTCCAATGGCGTGCCTCTTCTGATTGTTGCCAATGAAATCAGCGGCACTACGGCGATCTTTGAAATCAACAACCTGTTCACGGGCTCTTCCCTTGGCGAAAACGTTTCCACCAGCTCCCTGCAAGATCAGATCAGCCTGGGGGATGGTAACGATACCCTCAATGCTAGTGTCTCGGAGTTGCAACAGGACGATGTGATTGATGCCGGGAATGGCATTGACACCCTGATACTGACGGATGGAGCTACGACCGATAGCGTGATACTGGACTTAACCAGCCCCCTCAACCAATTACAAGGTATTCCCAACACCACAGTCTCTAACTTTGAGTCCTTTGATTTTTCAAGTTTTGCAGGCAGCACAAACTTTACAGGCACCACCGGCAACGACACCTTATTAAGTGGTCAGGGCAATGACACCTTCAATGCAGGCAACGGCAATGACTTCCTCTCAGGGGGCGCAGGCAATGATTGGATCGATGGTGAAGATGGAGATGATTTCCTGACCGATTTCAGTGGCAACGACACCCTATTGGGTGGAGCGGGGAATGATACCATTGATGGCTGGCCTGGGGTTGACTCCCTGGATGGCGGCACTGGTAATGACCTGCTGTCCTTAGATCTCTCCGACCAAGCAACGGCATTGCTGTTTGACGGTACAGTCAACACTCACCTGACCCTGCTCGACGGCACCAGTGCCCAAAACTTTGAAACCTTCAACGTAGTGGGGGGTGCGGGCGATGACACCCTTTTGGGTGGCGGCAACAATGACACGCTGAATGGGGGACTCGGCAATGACTCCGTCCTCGGTGGTGCCGGCGATGACATGCTCAATGATGCCCAATTTGATGCCAGCGATGACACCATAAGCGGCGACGCTGGCAATGACCAGATCAATGGCGGCGCAGGCAATGATGTGCTCGTCGGTGGTGATAATAACGACTTTCTGACGGATTTGAGTGGCAATGATACCCTCAACGGTGATGCCGGAGACGACACCATTGAAAGCTCCACTGGAATTGATGTTCTGGATGGTGGGGATGGCAACGATCTGCTGATTTTGAACCTTTACGACAAAGTAGGTGGGATCTTATTTGATGGTTCGGCCAGCACTCACTTAGCACTAGCGGACGGTACCACCGCAAGCAACTTTGAGGTGTTTAGCG encodes the following:
- a CDS encoding pentapeptide repeat-containing protein, whose translation is MQRINAADLLAEYARGRRNFNAIDLNAADLFEAKLPGINFQAANLSQVYLPYANLNQANLSQANLQSAQLSATQLYRVNLSQANLQGADLSRANLRHANLQGADLSGANLHGADLYSADLSTANLKTADLSQANLENANLRDTQFAGANLARARKADLTQAFLDGGTIHPDGHRGDGIKL
- a CDS encoding fructosamine kinase family protein produces the protein MPGDGGVQFPQSEALLTALPNLLHHQPHPSLVHGDLWSGNAAVTVTGVPVMFDPATYWGDREVDLAMTELFGGFPPDFYRGYQAVFPLETGYQHRKVIYNLYHILNHFNLFGGSYEAQANRMIAQILS
- a CDS encoding fructosamine kinase family protein, which encodes MWTSIADHISHTTGKRLGTLVPRSVAGGCINQTYQLADSHRSYFVKLNQAQQLAMFAAEARGLHQIYQQQTIRVPQPICWGVAADSSYLVLEWLDLGAGKLPAWEAMGRALAALHQIRGSDAFGWEIANTIGTTPQINLWDSNWAAFFSRHRLGYQFQLARRRGGTVPPI
- a CDS encoding M16 family metallopeptidase, which produces MSAALIPSSIPCLNTPTLHRLANGLTIIAEQIPVDAVNLSLWLPVGSAVESDTINGMAHFLEHMVFKGTPQLVSGEFERLIEERGAVTNAATSQDYTHYFITTAPQDFAELAPLQMDVVLNASIPEAAFERERLVVLEEIRRSEDNPRRRTFQRAIETAFERLPYRRSVLGPAAVVNQLTPQQMRTFHHTWYQPSGMTAVAVGNLPVDTLIQTVIDGVQQPTDGARLHPCPQDQPGVEPAFREIVRQEWVDDSLQQARLVMVWRVPGLQQQSQTYALDVLASILGHGRTARLIQDLREHQQLVSSISASNMSHVAQGVFYIAAQLPTEHLATVETAIAQQIRRLQAESVSTTEINRVRTQVVNRFVFGNETPSDRANLYGYYHALMGELESALDYPAQIQALTAADLQTAAQTYLSPDAYGVVIVRPQPA
- a CDS encoding aminopeptidase P family protein translates to MTSILTPPVHLESVQFKLSGLRTLMAAHGLEGYLIPSADEHLNEYVPTSKQRRSWLSGFTGSAGDCLISSDQAWLFVDARYYQQADLEVDPTLIQVCKLELSGHKTLLETLESLGYESMEKGKSFGMGFDPFTVSVEQVRAWERQLEPTGVELIPIPGNLVDQVRADQGADVPPDDTSPVFALPAAIAGEAFATKLQRVRDALKQAKVGLLPITKLDQIAWVFNLRGWDVPYNPVLIAYAVITLDAVFLFTNLQRLDQQVRQTLQPLVTLLPYEAYPATLQKLTAQLQPPRVLVDLKQTTLGTYQLLTPKAGADQVMLKIVEAVNPIEGMKACKNTTEIAQMQQANLKASRAKVRTLKWIADQQITGQSMTEADVAVAIAQFYRQETEFQGLSFPPISAVGANSSIVHYGTPDPEVVLQPGCWLLLDSGAQYLMGTTDDTRTLVIGDPTPRQIACYTEVLKAHINCAMQRFPKGTTGIQLDGITRADLWQAGLDYGHGTGHGVGAFLNVHEGPNGISKRAQEPLVPGMINSIEPGYYEPGWGGIRLENLYVVRELTVEAVGHSTPVPWYGFEPLTFIPFEPRLIDLEQLESRQRQWLGDYHAAVVAQLTPTLTADEAAWLQAACRL
- a CDS encoding HlyD family secretion protein produces the protein MRQMLYNKFREDLVITKTIQKDGHTPLYLVKDPLTNEVFEFGEEEYFLCEAIDGKSSQSGISKEFYRRFNLSLSEEDLINFFDQINSFGLLTSSENNHVISPSISNNTHRSTFTNDHQIPPVESRLLESNNSSHKLAVSPEKLIAKKSNNLKWFLPNPHPFLSFALGILKPFRYGFIILAWSLVPCSLIAIYTFFNNKLLVSLSIQQYLAPLPWITLHLLNMAFVNMTSKFSQGVIVTYYGGEVKELGVKLAFGIMPRFYIDRQSVYKLKNRDQQLWAFATPIAVRMFLFSFGIFLWYSNFGAPTSLKVWALSLAYMGLLDFLFDSSPLWPSDGYGWIISYFRLSPTLIKQNRLVWDMMVSRRALPKQLSLWKKLQLQIFPLLMIISWGYLAFKVAHEMVKDITPGILSQGAVVVLVSIPFIITFRWWLNTAFRTVLEDRQSSIKSQSAQKNSEELVQFSAPDKRGGLASVMKLPGKEKLTNFLAKKWKTLLILAGITVLFLYPYQSRPGGVVELLPPTQQLIQAQWDGQISQVFFKGGDGVLIKAGTVIATMKALDLESKIQTTQEAIKAQQSDLAAKQSKLNKLLNTPRPEDVAIAQEQVANIKQQVEAARQMVEVTRAKFQTEKNKAIFSVREANRFKELYDQGATSLQVYENAESKAQTDQDNADEKQQKMLQDQQDVLVKQQALAESQANLAKVMAGPYPDEIEAARHETEAARAELQKLRQELKYYQEQEKQTTFLMPFTGYLDTPYLDQKIGSYLKKGETFAVAEDNRNIRGEINVPEYNIGEFDIGGSVEIKLLAYSDKPITGKVISIEPTASSSSTNSSTSSVTSTTSESPAITPERFVGVIIEIPNSKQLIKAGMSGYAKIEGRQMPLIIAFTRPIIRFVQVEIWSWLP
- a CDS encoding prephenate/arogenate dehydrogenase translates to MKIYDSGHEVQASSMRIGIVGLGLMGGSLALDLRPLGHEILGVSRHQRTCEQAIALGMVDAASTDLALLTAAEVVFLCTPLAALEPTVGQLVPYLHPETILTDVGSVKAPIVEAISPLWPNFVGGHPMAGTAESGLEAAQPHLFVGKPYVLTAIATTPEIAITTIATLVQQLQAHLYYCLPTDHDQAVAWISHLPVMVSASLIAACCNNADTKTLKLAQALASSGFRDTSRVGGGSPELGVMMARFNRHQLLHTLCAYRNQLDQCIAWIEQEDWGSLESQLHQTQEARPQFHSALS
- a CDS encoding choice-of-anchor I family protein, with amino-acid sequence MNGINLTKVGGYSTGVFDQGAAEISAFDSASERLFVVNGAAEGIDVLDLSDPANPVFLFTIDIAAVTAGGSPNSVAVKNGIVVVAVENADKTLPGTVEFFDADLGATDAPIQSVTVGALPDMLTFTPDGTKILVANEGEPNSYGQADSVDPEGSVSIIDISSGVASATVTTAAFTDFNDDLATLTAEGVRIFGPGATVAQDLEPEYISVSSDGQTAYVTLQENNALGILDLTTGEFTDIVALGYKDYSQPGNGLDASDKDGIDISPQPVLGMYQPDAIASYEVDGQTYLVTANEGDARDYVGFSEEERVKDLTLDPSNPATGLQGDNDLGRLNVTSTQGDTDGDGDYDQLYSFGGRSFSIWDANGNLIFDSGDDLETLTALADPAHFNADSTSNTADNRSDNKGPEPEGVALGEIDGHTYAFIGQERVGGVVVYDVTNPLAPTYITYINTRDFTEVPGADSGGDLGPEGLIFVSAADSSNGVPLLIVANEISGTTAIFEINNLFTGSSLGENVSTSSLQDQISLGDGNDTLNASVSELQQDDVIDAGNGIDTLILTDGATTDSVILDLTSPLNQLQGIPNTTVSNFESFDFSSFAGSTNFTGTTGNDTLLSGQGNDTFNAGNGNDFLSGGAGNDWIDGEDGDDFLTDFSGNDTLLGGAGNDTIDGWPGVDSLDGGTGNDLLSLDLSDQATALLFDGTVNTHLTLLDGTSAQNFETFNVVGGAGDDTLLGGGNNDTLNGGLGNDSVLGGAGDDMLNDAQFDASDDTISGDAGNDQINGGAGNDVLVGGDNNDFLTDLSGNDTLNGDAGDDTIESSTGIDVLDGGDGNDLLILNLYDKVGGILFDGSASTHLALADGTTASNFEVFSVVGGSGDDTLIGGADNDFLDGAAGQDVLSGGAGNDLINGEDGDDFLTDFSGNDTLLGGAGNDTIDGWPGVDSLDGGSGNDLLSLDLSDQATALLFDGTVNTHLTLLDGTSAQNFE